A window of Ictidomys tridecemlineatus isolate mIctTri1 chromosome 1, mIctTri1.hap1, whole genome shotgun sequence contains these coding sequences:
- the Cwf19l1 gene encoding CWF19-like protein 1 isoform X1, whose protein sequence is MAQKPLRLLACGDVEGKFDVLFNRVRAIQKKSGNFDLLLCVGNFFGSTPDAEWEEYKTGIKKAPIQTYVLGANNQETVKYFQDADGCELAENITYLGRKGVFTGSSGLQIVYLSGTESLTEPVPGYSFSPKDVSSLRTILCSTSQFKGVDILLTSPWPKYVGNFGNSSGEVDTKKCGSALVSSLATSLKPRYHFAALEKSYYERLPYRNHVVLQENAQHATRFIALANVGNPEKKKYLYAFSIIPMKLMDTAELVKQPPDVTENPYRKSGKEASIGKQIPIPEEDSACQFFFDLNEKQGRKRSSTSRDSKSPHSKQPRKPPQPPGPCWFCLASPEVEKHLVVNIGTHCYLALAKGGLSDDHVLILPIGHYQSVVELSAEVVEEVEKYKATLRRFFKNRGKRCVLFERNYKSQHLQLQVIPVPLSCCATDDIKDAFITQAQEQQIELLEIPEHSDIKQIAQPGAAYFYVELDTGEKLFHRIKKNFPLQFGREVLASEAILNIPNKSDWRQCQISKEEEEILARRFRKDFEPFDFTLDE, encoded by the exons ATGGCTCAGAAACCTCTGCGCCT CTTGGCTTGTGGAGATGTTGAAGGAAAGTTTGATGTTTTATTCAATAGAGTTCGAGCAATTCAGAAGAAAAGTGGAAACTTTGAT CTGCTGTTATGTGTAGGAAATTTCTTTGGCTCCACCCCAGATGCTGAATGGGAGGAGTACAAGACTGGCATCAAGAAAG CTCCTATTCAGACATATGTGCTTGGTGCCAATAACCAGGAAACAGTAAAATATTTCCAAGATGCTGATGGGTGTGAATTAGCTGAAAACATTACTTATCTGG gtcGGAAAGGTGTCTTCACTGGAAGCTCGGGCCTGCAGATTGTATATCTCAGTGGGACAGAGTCATTAACTGAGCCAGTTCCAGGTTACAGTTTTAGTCCTAAGGATGTGTCTTCCCTGAGAACAATACTGTGTTCAACATCCCAGTTTAAGGGTGTTGATATCTTGCTCACATCTCCATGGCCCAAGTATGTGGGGAACTTTGGGAATTCTTCT ggAGAAGTGGATACCAAAAAATGTGGCTCTGCCTTGGTCTCCAGTCTTGCCACAAGCTTAAAACCAAGATATCATTTCGCTGCCTTGGAAAAGTCATATTATGAGAGACTTCCATATCG AAACCATGTCGTTCTACAAGAAAATGCACAGCATGCCACCCGGTTCATAGCCCTGGCAAATGTTGGgaatccagaaaagaaaaag TATCTTTATGCATTCAGTATTATTCCCATGAAACTAATGGATACAGCAGAACTGGTAAAACAGCCTCCAGATGTCACTGAAAATCCTTACAGAAAATCTGGAAAGGAAGCATCCATAGGAAAGCAAATTCCTATCCCTGAG GAAGATTCAGCCTGTCAGTTCTTCTTTGATTTAAATGAAAAGCAGGGAAGGAAGCGTTCATCCACAAGCAGAGATAGCAAATCTCCTCACTCAAAGCAGCCTCGTAAACCTC CTCAGCCTCCAGGACCATGCTGGTTTTGCCTTGCCAGCCCTGAAGTGGAAAAGCATTTGGTGGTCAACATTGGCACACAT TGCTACCTTGCCCTGGCTAAAGGAGGCTTATCTGATGACCATGTCCTCATTCTGCCTATTGGACACTACCAGTCAGTAGTGGAGCTTTCAGCAGAGGTGGTGGAGGAAGTGGAGAAGTATAAAGCTACACTGAGACGCTTCTTTAAGAATCGAGGGAAGCGATGtgttctttttgagagaaattatAAAAGCCAACATCTCCAGCTACAG GTCATTCCTGTGCCACTCAGCTGCTGTGCTACTGATGACATTAAAGATGCCTTCATTACCCAGGCTCAAGAGCAACAGATAGAGCTGTTGGAAATCCCAGAGCACTCTGACATCAAGCAG ATTGCACAGCCTGGTGCGGCATATTTTTATGTTGAACTTGACACAGGAGAGAAGCTTTTCCACAGAATTAAGAAGAATTTTCCGTTGCAGTTTGGAAG GGAAGTATTGGCCAGTGAAGCTATTCTTAATATTCCTAACAAGTCTGACTGGAGGCAGTGTCAAATAagcaaggaagaagaggagattcTGGCTCGTCGCTTCCGGAAAGACTTTGAACCCTTTGACTTTACTCTGGATGAATAa
- the Cwf19l1 gene encoding CWF19-like protein 1 isoform X2: MAQGEVDTKKCGSALVSSLATSLKPRYHFAALEKSYYERLPYRNHVVLQENAQHATRFIALANVGNPEKKKYLYAFSIIPMKLMDTAELVKQPPDVTENPYRKSGKEASIGKQIPIPEEDSACQFFFDLNEKQGRKRSSTSRDSKSPHSKQPRKPPQPPGPCWFCLASPEVEKHLVVNIGTHCYLALAKGGLSDDHVLILPIGHYQSVVELSAEVVEEVEKYKATLRRFFKNRGKRCVLFERNYKSQHLQLQVIPVPLSCCATDDIKDAFITQAQEQQIELLEIPEHSDIKQIAQPGAAYFYVELDTGEKLFHRIKKNFPLQFGREVLASEAILNIPNKSDWRQCQISKEEEEILARRFRKDFEPFDFTLDE; this comes from the exons ATGGCCCAA ggAGAAGTGGATACCAAAAAATGTGGCTCTGCCTTGGTCTCCAGTCTTGCCACAAGCTTAAAACCAAGATATCATTTCGCTGCCTTGGAAAAGTCATATTATGAGAGACTTCCATATCG AAACCATGTCGTTCTACAAGAAAATGCACAGCATGCCACCCGGTTCATAGCCCTGGCAAATGTTGGgaatccagaaaagaaaaag TATCTTTATGCATTCAGTATTATTCCCATGAAACTAATGGATACAGCAGAACTGGTAAAACAGCCTCCAGATGTCACTGAAAATCCTTACAGAAAATCTGGAAAGGAAGCATCCATAGGAAAGCAAATTCCTATCCCTGAG GAAGATTCAGCCTGTCAGTTCTTCTTTGATTTAAATGAAAAGCAGGGAAGGAAGCGTTCATCCACAAGCAGAGATAGCAAATCTCCTCACTCAAAGCAGCCTCGTAAACCTC CTCAGCCTCCAGGACCATGCTGGTTTTGCCTTGCCAGCCCTGAAGTGGAAAAGCATTTGGTGGTCAACATTGGCACACAT TGCTACCTTGCCCTGGCTAAAGGAGGCTTATCTGATGACCATGTCCTCATTCTGCCTATTGGACACTACCAGTCAGTAGTGGAGCTTTCAGCAGAGGTGGTGGAGGAAGTGGAGAAGTATAAAGCTACACTGAGACGCTTCTTTAAGAATCGAGGGAAGCGATGtgttctttttgagagaaattatAAAAGCCAACATCTCCAGCTACAG GTCATTCCTGTGCCACTCAGCTGCTGTGCTACTGATGACATTAAAGATGCCTTCATTACCCAGGCTCAAGAGCAACAGATAGAGCTGTTGGAAATCCCAGAGCACTCTGACATCAAGCAG ATTGCACAGCCTGGTGCGGCATATTTTTATGTTGAACTTGACACAGGAGAGAAGCTTTTCCACAGAATTAAGAAGAATTTTCCGTTGCAGTTTGGAAG GGAAGTATTGGCCAGTGAAGCTATTCTTAATATTCCTAACAAGTCTGACTGGAGGCAGTGTCAAATAagcaaggaagaagaggagattcTGGCTCGTCGCTTCCGGAAAGACTTTGAACCCTTTGACTTTACTCTGGATGAATAa
- the Cwf19l1 gene encoding CWF19-like protein 1 isoform X3, producing MKLMDTAELVKQPPDVTENPYRKSGKEASIGKQIPIPEEDSACQFFFDLNEKQGRKRSSTSRDSKSPHSKQPRKPPQPPGPCWFCLASPEVEKHLVVNIGTHCYLALAKGGLSDDHVLILPIGHYQSVVELSAEVVEEVEKYKATLRRFFKNRGKRCVLFERNYKSQHLQLQVIPVPLSCCATDDIKDAFITQAQEQQIELLEIPEHSDIKQIAQPGAAYFYVELDTGEKLFHRIKKNFPLQFGREVLASEAILNIPNKSDWRQCQISKEEEEILARRFRKDFEPFDFTLDE from the exons ATGAAACTAATGGATACAGCAGAACTGGTAAAACAGCCTCCAGATGTCACTGAAAATCCTTACAGAAAATCTGGAAAGGAAGCATCCATAGGAAAGCAAATTCCTATCCCTGAG GAAGATTCAGCCTGTCAGTTCTTCTTTGATTTAAATGAAAAGCAGGGAAGGAAGCGTTCATCCACAAGCAGAGATAGCAAATCTCCTCACTCAAAGCAGCCTCGTAAACCTC CTCAGCCTCCAGGACCATGCTGGTTTTGCCTTGCCAGCCCTGAAGTGGAAAAGCATTTGGTGGTCAACATTGGCACACAT TGCTACCTTGCCCTGGCTAAAGGAGGCTTATCTGATGACCATGTCCTCATTCTGCCTATTGGACACTACCAGTCAGTAGTGGAGCTTTCAGCAGAGGTGGTGGAGGAAGTGGAGAAGTATAAAGCTACACTGAGACGCTTCTTTAAGAATCGAGGGAAGCGATGtgttctttttgagagaaattatAAAAGCCAACATCTCCAGCTACAG GTCATTCCTGTGCCACTCAGCTGCTGTGCTACTGATGACATTAAAGATGCCTTCATTACCCAGGCTCAAGAGCAACAGATAGAGCTGTTGGAAATCCCAGAGCACTCTGACATCAAGCAG ATTGCACAGCCTGGTGCGGCATATTTTTATGTTGAACTTGACACAGGAGAGAAGCTTTTCCACAGAATTAAGAAGAATTTTCCGTTGCAGTTTGGAAG GGAAGTATTGGCCAGTGAAGCTATTCTTAATATTCCTAACAAGTCTGACTGGAGGCAGTGTCAAATAagcaaggaagaagaggagattcTGGCTCGTCGCTTCCGGAAAGACTTTGAACCCTTTGACTTTACTCTGGATGAATAa